Proteins encoded by one window of Culicoides brevitarsis isolate CSIRO-B50_1 chromosome 2, AGI_CSIRO_Cbre_v1, whole genome shotgun sequence:
- the LOC134830419 gene encoding KRR1 small subunit processome component homolog, translating to MADPEAIDDAWSMEIPKFTPEDNPHGMLEESSFSVLFPKYREKYLKECWPLVQKSLGDHHIKCDLDLIEGSMTVKTTRKTWDPFIIVKARDMIKLLSRSVPYEQAVRVLQDEIGCDIIKIKNLVRNMEKFIKRRNRLIGPNGCTLKSIELLTNCYILVQGATVSAIGPYKGLQAARQIVEETMKNVHPIYNIKALMIKKELMKDPNLKNEDWSRFLPKFESKNVNKKKSKKVKKPKKEYTPFPPPMPESKIDKQLASGEYFKLQKERKKDQKLEKLVKNEQNKKKRNEHFEPPKEEKPKKVKKEAGEGEFDVEALKKKLQKKNKVKA from the exons atggCTGATCCAGAAGCCATTGACGATGCATGGAGCATGGAGATACCGAAATTCACGCCCGAAGACAATCCACATGGGATGTTGGAGGAATCCTCGTTTTCGGTTTTGTTCCCTAAATATCGAGAAAA ATACCTCAAAGAATGCTGGCCCCTTGTTCAAAAGTCGCTCGGCGATCATCACATCAAGTGCGACTTGGATCTCATCGAAGGCAGTATGACGGTAAAGACAACCCGCAAGACCTGGGACCCTTTTATCATCGTCAAAGCACGTGACATGATCAAACTTTTGTCACGTAGTGTCCCTTACGAGCAGGCAGTTCGCGTGTTACAGGACGAAATCGGTTGTGACatcatcaaaatcaaaaatctcgTGCGAAACatggaaaaattcatcaaacgtCGCAATCGTCTTATCGGTCCGAACGGATGCACATTGAAATCCATCGAGTTGCTGACGAATTGTTACATTTTGGTGCAAGGAGCGACAGTTTCCGCCATCGGACCGTACAAGGGACTTCAAGCAGCGCGACAAATTGTCGAGGAAACCATGAAAAACGTGCATCCGATTTACAATATCAAGGCGCTGATGATCAAAAAGGAGCTCATGAAGGatccaaatttgaaaaatgaggATTGGAGTCGATTTTTGCCGAAATTCGAGTCGAAGAATGTTAACAAGAAGAAGAGTAAGAAAGTAAAGAAACCCAAGAAGGAATATACGCCATTCCCGCCTCCAATGCCGGAGAGTAAAATTGACAAGCAATTGGCTTCCGGAGAGTACTTCAAATTACAAAAGGAACGGAAAAAGGATCAAAAGTTGgagaaattggtcaaaaatgagcaaaacaagaagaagaggaaTGAGCATTTCGAGCCGCCAAAGGaggaaaaaccgaaaaaagtgaagaaagaGGCTGGAGAGGGAGAATTTGATGTCGAAGCGTTGaagaaaaagttacaaaagaaGAATAAAGTTAAAGCTTGa